One region of Miscanthus floridulus cultivar M001 chromosome 19, ASM1932011v1, whole genome shotgun sequence genomic DNA includes:
- the LOC136526710 gene encoding aspartyl protease family protein At5g10770-like, which yields MASLLLPLLVCVILCTYYSLAHGGKEHGFVAVPTTASEPEAVCSTSRVRLDPESNTVFVPLVHLHGPCVATQSSDKPSFSERLRRSRARLKYIMSRVSKGMEGTTRDDASVSIPTHLGGSVDSLEYVVTVGLGTPAVSQVLLMDTGSDLSWVQCKPCNSTTCYPQNDPLFDPSKSSTYAPVPCNTDACRNLTGNGYGGNCTSGGGAQCGFAITYGDGSQTTGVYSNEALTLAPGVAVKDFHFGCGHDQGGNNDKYDGLLSLGGAPESLVMQMSSVYGGAFSYCLPALNSQAGFLALGATSGGVNASSFVFTPMMQEQKTYYLVNMTRITVGGESIDVPQSAFSGGMIIDSGTVVTQLQHTAYSALKVVFRKAMAAYPLVPNGELDTCYNFTGYSSVTVPRVALTFSGGATIDLDIPNGILSDDCLAFRESGPDDQPGILGNVNQRTLEVLYDVGRGRVGFRAAAC from the exons ATGGCCTCACTGCTGCTGCCTCTGCTCGTGTGTGTCATCCTTTGCACCTACTACTCCCTCGCTCATGGAGGCAAGGAGCACGGCTTTGTAGCGGTGCCAACCACTGCTTCTGAGCCAGAAGCAGTATGCTCTACATCGAGAG TGAGGCTGGACCCGGAAAGCAACACCGTGTTCGTGCCACTGGTGCACCTGCACGGGCCGTGCGTGGCGACGCAGAGCTCTGACAAGCCGTCCTTCAGCGAGAGACTCCGCCGAAGCCGTGCCCGCTTGAAGTACATCATGAGCAGGGTGTCCAAGGGCATGGAGGGTACGACGCGAGACGACGCCAGCGTCAGCATCCCGACTCACCTGGGCGGCTCCGTGGACTCGCTGGAGTACGTGGTCACCGTGGGCTTGGGCACGCCGGCCGTGTCGCAGGTCCTCCTCATGGACACCGGCAGCGACCTGTCGTGGGTGCAGTGCAAGCCCTGCAACTCCACCACGTGCTACCCGCAGAACGACCCCCTGTTCGATCCGAGCAAGTCTTCCACGTACGCTCCCGTCCCCTGCAACACCGACGCGTGCAGGAACCTCACCGGCAATGGCTACGGCGGCAACTgcacgagcggcggcggcgcccagTGTGGATTCGCCATCACGTACGGAGACGGCTCGCAGACGACGGGCGTGTACAGCAACGAGGCGCTGACGCTGGCGCCTGGGGTGGCCGTGAAGGATTTCCACTTCGGATGTGGCCACGACCAGGGCGGCAACAATGACAAGTACGACGGCCTCTTGAGTCTCGGAGGCGCACCGGAGTCGCTCGTCATGCAGATGTCCTCGGTCTACGGTGGCGCCTTCTCATACTGTCTCCCGGCTCTAAACAGCCAAGCTGGATTCCTTGCCCTCGGCGCTACGAGCGGCGGCGTCAACGCATCCAGCTTCGTGTTCACGCCGATGATGCAAGAACAGAAGACATATTACCTGGTGAATATGACCCGTATCACCGTAGGCGGGGAGTCGATCGACGTCCCGCAGTCGGCGTTCTCCGGGGGCATGATCATAGACTCCGGCACGGTCGTCACACAGCTCCAGCACACTGCGTACAGCGCGCTGAAGGTCGTGTTCCGGAAGGCCATGGCGGCATACCCGCTGGTGCCGAACGGAGAGCTCGACACCTGCTACAACTTTACCGGCTACAGCAGCGTCACCGTGCCGAGGGTTGCTCTCACGTTCAGCGGTGGCGCCACCATCGACCTCGACATCCCCAATGGGATTTTGTCGGACGACTGTCTCGCTTTCCGGGAGTCAGGGCCGGACGACCAACCCGGAATCCTTGGCAATGTGAATCAGCGCACACTGGAGGTCCTGTATGACGTCGGTCGTGGTAGAGTCGGATTCCGTGCTGCTGCGTGCTGA